A window of the Kosakonia radicincitans DSM 16656 genome harbors these coding sequences:
- the selD gene encoding selenide, water dikinase SelD: MSEQTIRLTQYSHGAGCGCKISPKVLDTILHSEQAKFLDPNLLVGNETRDDAAVYDLGNGTCIISTTDFFMPIVDNPFDFGRIAATNAISDVFAMGGKPIMAIAILGWPLDKLPPEIAREVIDGGRFACQQAGIALAGGHSIDAPEPIFGLAVTGVVPTERVKKNSTAQAGCKLFLTKPLGIGVLTTAEKKSLLKPEHVGLATEVMCRMNIAGAAFANIDGVKAMTDVTGFGLLGHLGEMCQGAGVQAQVNYQAVPKLPGVEEYIAKGAVPGGTQRNFASYGHLMGEMPASVRDLLCDPQTSGGLLLAVSLEAENEVKATAAEYGIELSAIGELVSARGGRPMIEIR; this comes from the coding sequence ATGAGCGAGCAAACCATTCGTTTAACGCAATACAGCCACGGAGCCGGTTGCGGTTGTAAAATTTCCCCCAAAGTGCTGGATACCATTCTGCACAGCGAGCAGGCAAAGTTTCTCGACCCGAATCTGCTGGTCGGTAATGAAACGCGCGACGACGCCGCGGTTTACGATCTCGGTAACGGCACTTGCATTATCAGTACCACCGATTTTTTCATGCCTATCGTCGATAACCCGTTCGATTTTGGCCGTATTGCGGCAACCAACGCCATCAGCGATGTCTTTGCGATGGGGGGAAAACCGATCATGGCGATTGCCATCCTCGGCTGGCCGCTCGATAAACTGCCGCCGGAAATTGCCCGTGAAGTGATCGATGGCGGGCGCTTTGCTTGCCAGCAGGCGGGTATTGCGCTGGCGGGCGGTCACTCTATCGATGCGCCGGAGCCGATTTTCGGTCTCGCCGTGACCGGCGTGGTGCCGACAGAGCGCGTGAAGAAAAACAGCACCGCGCAGGCGGGCTGCAAACTGTTCCTCACCAAACCGCTGGGCATTGGCGTATTAACCACTGCCGAGAAAAAATCCCTGCTTAAGCCGGAACATGTTGGCCTGGCAACGGAAGTGATGTGCCGGATGAATATTGCTGGCGCAGCCTTTGCGAATATCGACGGGGTGAAAGCGATGACCGATGTCACCGGCTTTGGCCTGCTCGGCCATCTGGGCGAGATGTGCCAGGGCGCTGGCGTGCAGGCGCAGGTGAATTATCAGGCTGTGCCGAAACTGCCGGGCGTCGAAGAGTATATTGCCAAAGGCGCCGTGCCGGGCGGCACGCAGCGCAACTTCGCCAGCTATGGTCATCTGATGGGCGAAATGCCTGCGTCCGTGCGCGATCTGCTGTGCGATCCGCAAACCTCCGGCGGCCTGCTGTTGGCGGTGTCGCTGGAAGCGGAAAACGAGGTGAAAGCCACGGCGGCAG